The genomic stretch GCATGGCGCAGTTCCGCGGCATGGTACATGGGCTAGCTAGCGAGAGCCGGCGATTATTGACAGAGGAGTTGATGTTTGGCAGCAAGGCAGCGCCGGTGCCAGCAGTGCCATGGGAGAGCATACGTGACAACCCAACCGACGAGCGGCCAGGATGGAATTTTTTGAAGGATCATCGCACAAGCATGCCCGTCGACGGCGAGAGGTGGTTATTTGAGCGGGTAGGTAAGAGCGCCAGCATCCGGagtcggttcatgaagcccgGGACGCAGTCAGGGGTAGACCGACAGGCAGTGGAGCGGTACATGGACCGGGTGGTAGAATTTCGCGAGAAGCTGGCGGTGTTGATGCATATGACGGGCGGGCAGCcagtagactccgcaacaatcaattcaatccggtcactctcctagacccacttacctatctaggtagggcttaaactcctataggtaactactaggcttaaagcggtaatcaatcaatccaatctgaaccttctaggacccacttaattgattgttgcggactgtggcagccagcgcgaggGCCGGAGCTACTGAGCGTACGGCATAGCAACACAGTGCAAGGGGGGCATCGCAATATATTCATCGAGGACGGCATGGTAGTGTTTGTGACGCGGTACCACAAGGGATACAAAGtcagcggcgacgtcaagattATCCATCGATATTTGCCGCGCGAGGTGGGCGAGCTGGTAGTGTGGTACATGTGGCTAGTGTTGCCGTTCCAGCAGCGGCTCGAGGCgttggtgtgggagaaggaggcagttTCGTCACATATGTGGCCAGCGGACCCCAGTGGCCGCAAATGGACGACCGATCGACTgcgggaggcgttgaagcgcgagagccGGATCGCAATGGGCCAGGAGTGGACGTTTGCTAGGTACCGGGAGATAGCAATTGGCATTAGCCGGCGGTTTTTGCGTAGAGCGACTGCGTTccaggcagatgagggcgaggagaacAAGGAGTGGGCTGAGGAGCAGGCAGGAGATTCGATTGCCAACGAGCAGGCGGGCCATACGTCGCACGTGGCGGGACTGGTATACGCGCGAGGGATCATGGAGCAGTCAGGGGCCGTGGCGGATAGGCGGCAGCAGTTCCGGGCATCGAGCACGGATTGGCATAGATTTTTGGGCTTCCAGGCAGGCGTGGACgaccagagaagaagcagcaagcggaagagagcgccgtttgagagcgaggcagacgaggcaagggtggatcggtggcagcggctgaggaagatggacgcgagGGCGCAGCTGAAGCGCATGATGGGCGAAAAGGCCGAGTTCCGGGGCGTTCAGGAGGCagcgatcaaagccatcacagcaggcgagagtcccgtagtagcggtgatgccgacggggcaggcaagagcttgttgttcatgttgccggcgtgggcagagcagggcggcacgacggtggtggtagtgccgttgatcgcgttgcgtggcgacatggcacagcggtgcaagaagctagggatatcgtgcgtagagtggcagagtcggcgtccgccagacgcagcagcggtggtgttagtgacgcccgagtcggcagttggagaggaatttgcaacgtttttgaaccggctacgagcgacgcggcagctagatcggattattatcgacgagtgccatatcgtgttaaaccggcagtacacgttccgcaagcagatgcagcagctaggcAAGCTGgtggctgtagagacgcagatggtcatgttgacagcaacgttgccacccagcgaggaggacgagttattccggcgaatgcattttgagcgtgggcaggtaagaatgtttagggcaccgacagcacggagcaacatagcgtaccgggtggtaagggtagagaaggagaggaagagacaggaggtagaggcaacggtgttggcgatggtacagcagaaggtccgaaagtataagagcggcaagattgtagtgtacggcaactcagtgccaaaggtcaaggggttagccgagaagctcaagtgccatgcgtatcatcaccacgcggttggcaaggcaagcatgttgggggagttcatgggcggcaagcagcgggtgattgtggcaaccagcgcgttgggcatgggagtggacgtgcccgatatccggtgcattgtccacatggattggccgtttagcgtgttggattacgcgcaggagagcgggcgagccgggcgagacggggagcggagcgaggcgatcatgatggtgcaggacggcgagcagcgagcggcggatgacaagcagggggaggcggagcagcggttggtgcgagcatacgtcgaaggcatagacgaggcggcgacatgtagacgggtagtgttggacgggtatttagacaggcgcgaggccgagcgagctcggtgcgaggagggagaggagaggtgtgacgtatgcatgagagccgacggggaggagatggaggaggaggagatggaggaggaggagatggaggaggagatggaggaggagatggaggaggagatggaagagatggaggaggtggaggaggtggaggaggtggaggagatggaggtggtggaggtggccgagggcggcagcagcaacgaagaagaggcggagacattggagagggagcaagaagaggcgcggcaggcgtttaatcagcagcaacgagagcaaggcggcccgcgacagagattgatacagcagcggcagcaggagttcgccgacgtcgagtggctgcgtaggcagctggcgcaatggataaaccggtgtgggttatgcgaggcggtagggcaaggatcgagcgcacacgacgtacggcaatgttggcgacaggagagccagcggatcaaggagtcgattaagaggatggaagagacaattaagtttgagcgttattcgggttgtttttggtgtggagtgccgcaggagatatgcaagcggtgggaaaggaatagttttgggcgatatcagagagtccaagacggggattgccagtatagagggatattaataggcgggttattaagtatagcattagggcggagcgaggtaggaaaccgatggacggcgcggttagaggagttcggggttagtaattcaggagcagggccgacgttgtttgagtttttaggaaaaaagcgattgttagagacggttgagagcaataacttagcaggagagttttgttggattacaagattaataggcgagtagaggaaatatagagagttgtaacgttgacgagggtagctccaacagctcgagcagtgatcggaatggtctggtctggtctggtctgagggtacagaccagaccagaccaggtgcttacataaggaccggtccgaccagaccggtccgaccaacaagaccgccaagaatgaggctgaagcaaagaaggaagccgaggaaatgtgttttactactgactgtcaatctagtcgtcttcgttctcactatcctcgatatcgctgttcccctcagcttggggctttccataccaggcccggagacactcgcacgcttctataatatctgccttcagcctaccacggcgatcgacgatagtaagcttcgcgctactaaaaagacgttcgcattcatccgacataggcgagatcgcaaacatgtctagagcgaagcgagcgagatctcgttgggagtcgtagcgagatagccagtacgcaatagcctcattgcaacctgcctcttcgttatgaagccggtcagtagagatgtattgttcatacaaatcagttgtagaaactggagcgtctattcgaatgcgcttatgttcccgctggcgatcaaatgctgggtcaggatctctctccttcctggctggtggtggcagcatctcgacagggtaccttcccttatactctgtctcccagagatgcttcaccgctaattgtgcgttttcaaaccacctcttcttctcttcgtcgccatgaagaacccactcttgcctgaaccatccccacttgcgatatggatcaaggatttgagccgcataatatgccggtggaaggtcagtatcttcagggaatcgattttgccaattcagctgctgattgttatagtactcaacgcactttaaccaagcagcatcagcgcagccttgaaggtacttccatgtaaagttgttatcgtcctcagtgtggatgtcgtggtagtgatccttcgtctcgcttatctcccggagaaggcagtccaaagttgaaaaccagtccgcaagtgacgtcttcttaccttcagaaagcaaagttgcagcatagaagtctttgagagcgagttcaatcttttcaagctcaaaccagtgctgtccatcaagcttaaagttcgcgatccctacggagccctttccaggtacatgacgagccgagaagagctctaaacgttctcgaacatttaatgcacgtgtaatcgaataaaaccatgagttccagcgggtcgagttgttctggataagctcaagcccgtcgaattgcgaaagatctccgccgataataattgtagcaaactcctcacgccgttgtggagtaagcctgatgtatcgcaccaggttgtgaagacgacccaaacatccgaacttcttccagagctcttccaccttcgtatagtcgccacgttgatgatgcttctccagcttcgcaagatacttctcacagtttcgccccataaggaacagagatgtcaacaagcaagtcaagctggcttgattcttatcgattgcagatcacagaccattctctgggacgtgccactgtgcacgagcctctatattgtctgtgatctgcaatcgataagaatcaagccagcttgacttgcttgttgacatctctgataaggaacgcctggcaacagaggttgatgacatggcccaagcaacgcagccggcgatgacgacgttgttttgacttcatccatgggcagagatccttgagtataaactcaacagcggtatcatttgccgaggcattatccagcataaagtatccaatctgatctccgctaatgtcgtattcttccagcaattcaaggaccaccgatccaagattctctccagtatgttcgccgtatatacgtcgcatacctaaagcggtaacacgtcgcatgccggtagtatcaatccacatagcgacgacgcctaggatagcgtaagggtttggtgaagtccagagatcaaaggagatagagatcctactccgtgaatggtgtaggtcctccctaagctgttgcttcttcgatatgaatgcattcattacccagcttcggatagtcttcgcagccttcgggaggtggttgagtagtgccggatttaaaaagaggagtagttcacgaaagtactggttctctaattgaaagaaggcgatatggcagtacacaatccaacgaattagaagctctttaaacttctctactgactccttccagaaaaagatgctggaagcagccccatccttttgctggtcgattatagacttccgtacagaaccctttcgcttgatgccactctggggatcaatctggtgcttctgttccaggtgattccggatcctagaagtgccattgatgacaaacaactcttgcttgctcttcccaaccctgcactcatggcagtaatacacctctttcttatcgctatctcgaatgtattggagtccgtacttccagatgtgtgatgtaccttgacggaaatccttccttgcaattattgcacgtttcacgtacgtgataccgccctgcacgaactcatctggagattcgtgatattgaataggagtgggtgatagtataggggtgggtgatcacagtccgcaacaatcaattaagtgggtcctagaaggttcagattggattgattgattaccgctttaagcctagtagttacctataggagtttaagccctacctagataggtaagtgggtctaggagagtgaccggattgaattgattgttgcggagtctatgggtgatgacgtggggataggagatggagtaagagacgttaaatctagtcttataatattcgatggggacggtgaggttggtgttgaaggctccataacaatagtatataagtaggttgttaaggacttgattgttctatgtaagtagaagacttaccttgatcttaatgactcatattgtgctaaattttctggctagattagtctaagatctagtcacgtggacctatttatagccggaccggtccgatcatctagaccggtccgaccacggtctcaaaaaatcgccagaccagaccaagtcttggcggtctagaccagaccaag from Pyrenophora tritici-repentis strain M4 chromosome 1, whole genome shotgun sequence encodes the following:
- a CDS encoding Atrophin-1 multi-domain protein → MVVFVTRYHKGYKVSGDVKIIHRYLPREVGELVVWYMWLVLPFQQRLEALVWEKEAVSSHMWPADPSGRKWTTDRLREALKRESRIAMGQEWTFARYREIAIGISRRFLRRATAFQADEGEENKEWAEEQAGDSIANEQAGHTSHVAGLVYARGIMEQSGAVADRRQQFRASSTDWHRFLGFQAGVDDQRRSSKRKRAPFESEADEARVDRWQRLRKMDARAQLKRMMGEKAEFRGVQEAAIKAITAGESPVVAVMPTGQARACCSCCRRGQSRAARRWW